The nucleotide sequence TGTCCTGGAAACCGCCGAAGAGACGCGTGACCCGGCCCAGCTGCGTCTCCGCCTGCCCGAGGATGCGGATCCACAGCGGGCGGCCGCGGGCGGTGGTGAAGGGGAGTTCCAGGTCGAAGGGCGTGCCATCCTCCCGCGCGCGCGCGAACGCCTCGTCCAGGACCGTGGCCGCCTCCGGGGAGAAGAAGGCCCGGATCGTTTCCGCCGTGGGCGTGAAGCCCAGGTCCACCTCATGGATGCGGTAGACTTCCGGCGCCCAGGTGAGCCGGCCGCTGGCCGTGTCCTCTTCCCACGCACCGATCTGCGCCAGCCGGTTGAGCTGCAGCGACAGCTGCTCGTTGTGCCGCAGCTTTTCCTCCAGCACCTTGCGGGTGGTGATGTCGGTCTGCGTGCCGACCAGGCGGAGCGGCTGGCCGTGGTCGTCCCGCGCCACCACCTTGCCGCGGTCGAGCATCCAGATCCAGTGACCGTCGCGGTGGCGCATCCGCAGCTCGCACTGGTAGTAGGGGCTCCGGCCCTCGAGGTGCTGCTGCATTGCGGCGTGGGCCACGGGCAGGTCCTCGGGGTGGACACGCGCGCTCCACTCCTCCGGCTGGGCGGCCAGCTGGGTGGGGTCCAGGCCCACCATCTCGGCGTACCGCTGGTCGCGGTACACCCGCTGGCGCTGCAGGTCCCAGTCCCACACGGCGTCGTTGTTGCTGGTCACGATCAGGCGCCAGCGCTCCTCGGAAATCCGCAGCTGCTCGCGCAGCTCGCGCGCGGCCGTCACATCCCGGTTCAACCCCACCAGCCGCCCCGGGGTGCCGTCGGGCTGCCGGATCAGGTAGCTGCGCATCTGCATGTACCGGGCGCTCCCGCCGGGCAGGATGATCCGGTACTCGGGCTCAAACTGGTCGCGCCGACCCGCGATGACTTCGTTCAGGTGATGCTGCACCTCGGGCCAGTCCTCCGGATGTACGCGCTGCCGCCAGGCCTCGATGCCGCCGGAGACATCGCTGCGCTCCAGGCCGTGCAGCTTGAGCAGGTGCTCGTCCCAGTACAGGCGGTCGGCCTTGAAATCGTATTCCCACACGCCGTAGCCCGCGGCGGTGATGACGAACTGCAGCCGCTCCGTCAGGCTGTCCATCTCCACCTCGCGTTCCTTCTCGCGCGTCTGGTCGCGGGCGAGGCCGACGACCCGGAGCAGCCGGCCCTCGGGGGAGAACTGGGGCTGCCCCTGGGCGCGCAGCTGCCGCACGTTGCCGTCGGGGCGCACGATGCGGTATTCGAAGATGAGGTTCTCCTCGGGCTCGAGCGCGTTCCAGTCGATCTGCCGGATGCGGGGCTGGTCGTCGGGGTGGATGCGGTTGAGCCAGTCCTCGTGCTTGCCGCTGAAGCCGGCCCCCTGCAGCCCGAAGATGGCCAGCATCGTGCCGTCCCACACCTGCTCCCCGGCGATCACGTCCCAGTCCCACACCCCGTAGCTGGAGCTGCGGAGGGCCAGCCGGTGGCGGTCGTTGAGCAGCTTGAGCTCGCGGGTGCGCATGGAGACTTCCTGCTGCAGCGAGGCGGCCTGGTGCTGCACCCGGTGGAGCAGGCGGTCGCGTTCCTGCTCCGTGCGGGTCTTGTCCTGGTCCAGCCGCTCGAGGCGGCGCAGCGAGAGCACGAGCACGGCCAGCAGCACAAAGGTGAAGGCCACGGTCGTGAACGCCAGCTGCTCGAGCCCGTCGGTCGGCGTGGCCGTCTCGACGCGGAGTTGCAGCAGGTAAAGCGCCGGCGGCAGGATGCCGGCCAGGATCAGCAGGCGGCGGCCGACCAGGCCGGTGGCGTTGTCGGCCTTGAGCGCCAGCACAAAGCCCGAGTTGAAATGGATCGTGACCAGCGCCAGGCCGAGGCACACGGCGCCCAGCGCGCCCAGTCCGGAGATGCCCGGGGCCGCGTCGGGGCTCACTGCCAGCCGGGTCATCAGGCTGAACAGGGCCAGGGCCAGGAGGATCGCCCCGAACAAGGCCGATGGGCTGAGCCAGATCCGCCGGGTGCGCTCTATCTGCAGGAGGCCCAGGCCGGCGAGGATCAGCATGGCGTTGTTGGTGACCCCCGGCTGGTGGACCACGCCCTGCGCCGCGCCGCCGGTCAACAGGCTGGCCGCGCCGCCCTGCCAGGCGGCCCCCAGGCCGAGGTACTCGCAAAAAAAGCCGCTCAGGCCGCCGAGCAGGATGAGCCCGCCCATGACATTGCTGGCGAGGGCGTGACCGGGTCGCTGCGTCCACTGCAGCAACAGCGCCGTGGCGGCCAGCACCAGGCCCAGCGCGTTGGCCGGCAGGAGCGGGGGCCAGTCGGCCCGCAACCGGGTCAGGCCCGCCAGGCCGGTCCACCAGCCGGCCAGCGCCAGCATCCCCGCCCCGAGGGCGAGCAGCGTGGCCGCCTGGCTGATGCGCCGCAGGATGTTTTCCGTGCGGTCGAGGGGCGGAAGGGAGGTGGTGGGCACCGGCATCGGTCGAAGCATCCATATCGGCACAACGCCTGGGAAAGTTAAACCCTATTTGTGGACCCGGACCGGCCAAGAAATGCGCTTAATTGCCGCGTGATTGTGACGAATCCAAGGCACGCAGCATGAAAACCAGAACCATCCTCATCCTCCTCTTCGTCACCCTCGGTCTCTGTCAGCTTCCCCTTCGTGCCGCCGATGGCATGGAGCCCCCGGTACCCGTGCGTACCGTGCCCCCCGTGTTTCCCGACGAACTGCGCCGCGCCGGCACCTCCGGCGTCGTGACCGTCAGCATCCTCATCGATGAAAAGGGCAACGTGCAGGAACCCAAGGTCATCAAGACCACCCACGAGGCCTTCTCCCAGCCGGCGATGGACGCGCTGTCCAAATGGAAGTTCAAGCCCGCCAAGCAGGCAGGCGAGGCCGTGGCGATGCGCGTGAACATCCCGATCCAGTTCAACAACAAGAGTTAATTCGGCTCCTGCTTTCCCGACCCCACCCCATGCAATTCAGCTCCCTCACCATCGGCCGGCGCATCGGTCTCGGCTTCTGTCTGATCCTGACCCTGCTTGCCGCCGTGGCCACGACGGCGTGGCTGGCCCTCGGCACCTCCGGGAAACGCCTCAACCAGTACGCGGGCAGCACTGAGGAGACCAACAAAGTCGCCGGGGTCGAGGCCGCGATGCTGGCGGTCAAACTCAGCGTCAACGAGTTCCTCGCCACCGGCTCGGAAACGAGCGCCGCCGCCTACCAGCAGGCCAAGACCGGCCTCGACGCCGCCATGGGCCACGCCCTCGAGTCGATCGCCGACCCGACCCGCACCGCCGCCCTCCGCGAGGCCGCCGCCTTGATCGCCAAGTATGACGCGTCGTTCCAGCGTGTCATCGCCACCACCAACCAGATGGCCACCGTGGTGCAGGACCGCCTGATCCCGCAGGGCCAGGGCATCGCCAAGGGCCTCGAGGAAATCCTCGCTGCCGCCCGCAACAACGGCGACATGAACGGTGCGTTCCAGGTCTCCACCGCCCTCAAGAGCTATTTCGAATCCAGCAGCAACGCGAACTCCTACCTCCTGACCTCACGGGCCGCCTACGCCGAGGCCGCCCAGGGCCAGATCAAGGCCGTCGCCGCCGCCGTCACCACCCTGCAAAACGACCAGGCCGAGCTCGTGAAGCTCGACGAAACCCTCAAGGACCCGGCCAAGGACGCGCTCCTCGTCGCCGCCGCCGCGGCCAGCGCCGGCTACGGCAAAAGCCTGGAGGAGATCATCGCCCTCAAGCAGCAGCGGACCACCATCCTCAAGGACGAACTCGACGTGATCGCGCCGCAGTTCACCGCCGCCCTTGGCCGCCTCCGCGAGGCCGTCACCCAGTTCCAGTCCCAGCTCGGCCAGTCCGGCCGCTCGGAGCAGACCCGCAGCGAGACCATCGTGCTCGGCTGCACCATCGGCGCCGGCCTCCTCGGCCTCGTCGTGGCCTGGTTCATCATCCGCGGCATCACCGTCCCCATCCTCAAGATCGCCAAGCAGCTCGCCCTCGAGTCGAGCCAGACCCACGCCGCCGCGCTGCAGGTTTCCTCCGCCAGCTCCTCCATGGCCGACGGCGCCAGCCGCCAGGCGGCTGCGCTCGAGGAGAGCAGCGCCTCCCTGCACGAGATGGCCAGCATGACCGCCCGCAATTCCGAGAGCGCCCAGTCCGCCAAGGGCCTCGCCGCCGAGGCCCGCACCGCCGCCGACGACGGCGCCCGCGACATGACCGCCATGCGCGACGCCATGACCGCGATCAAGTCGTCCAGCTCCGAGATTTCCAAGATCATCAAGACGATCGACGAGATCGCCTTCCAGACCAACATCCTCGCCCTCAATGCCGCCGTCGAGGCCGCCCGTGCCGGTGAGGCCGGCGCCGGTTTCGCGGTCGTCGCCGAGGAGGTTCGCAACCTCGCCCAGCGCAGCGCGCAGGCCGCCAAGGAGACCGCCGTCAAGATCGAGGACGCCTCCGCCAAGAGCGAGCAGGGCGCCACCATCAGCGGCCAGGTCGCCGGCAGCCTCGACCGGATCGTCGAGCGTATCCGCCAGCTCGACGAGATGGTCGGCGGCATCGCCCAGGCTTCCAGCGAGCAGAGCGAGGGCATTGGCCAGCTCAACCAGGCCGTCGCGGGTATGGACAAGATCACCCAATCCAATGCGGCCCTCGCGGAACAGTCCGCCAGCTCGGCCGACGAGATGAAGGCCCAGTCCGCGCAGGTGAAGAACGCCGTCGACGACCTGCTCCACATGGTCCAGGGCTTCGCCGACCAGCCGGCCACCGGGGCGATCGTCTCGCCCGCCCGGCCCGTCCGTCAGGAGCACGCTGCCGCCCCGGCCCCGGCCAAGACCAAGACTTCCGCCATCAAGACCCCCGTGCTCCCGTCCGCGCGTTCCTCCGCGCAGCCGGCGACCATGGAGTGGAACGACTGAGCCGCACCCTATAGCGGTGGTCCCGCCCGCGTTTGATCACGCTCTTGCCTTTGCGGACGTCTCCCGGCACTCGTGCCCCCCTGTGGCTGACTACCTGCCGGAATTCTTCACCCTCGCGCTCGCGCACGCCCTCGCCGTGGCCAGCCCGGGGCCAGACTTCGCCATTGTGCTCCGGCAAAGCCTCCACCACGGGCGCCGCACCGCGCTCTGGACCAGCGTCGGCATCGGCTGCGGGCTCTCGATCCACATCACCTATTGTCTGCTCGGGCTCGGCCTGTTTCTGAAAAACTCCCCGGCGGCGCTGCTCACGGTTCAGGCGCTCGGCGCCGCCTACCTCGCGTGGATCGGCCTGCAGGCACTGCAGGCCCGGCCGCGGTCCGGCGACATCGACCTGGCCGGCGGCCCCGCCGAACCCTCCGCCCGCGCTGCGTGGACCACCGGCTTCCTGGTGAACCTCCTCAACCCGAAGGCCGCGCTCTTCTTCATCGCGCTGTTCCCGCTCGCGGTGAGCGCCACCACGCCCCGGCTCGTGCAGGTTGGCTACGGTGTCTGGATGACGGTCACGACCGTGGCCTGGTTCAGCTTTGTATCGGTCGTGTTCGCCCGCGAAAGCGTGCGCCGCGCCTTCCTGCGCCACGGCCACTGGATCGACCGCGCCCTGGGCGTGGTCTTCCTGGGTTTCGCCGTGAGCCTCGCCCTGGCATCGCTGGGGTAGGGGGCGATGTAGAGCGGGATTTCCGAATCCCGCCTTGCTCGCCGGCGGCACTGCCTCGCCATCTACGCCAAGCCTTCGTCGGCGATGCCGCCCTACACCCCGATCACAAATGCCGGCTCGGGGGCGTGAAGAAATACCGGTCGCCCTTTCGGTACGGCATGTTGCCGTCGAAGCGTCCGGGCGCCTCCTCATAGACGAGCACCTGCGCGGCGCCGATCTCCGACGTGAAATACCCGAGGACCGTGAGCTGCTTCATCAACTTGAAGAAATGCGCCGGCGCGGCGGCGGCCTTGGCGGCCTGGTGCGCCCGCTGCTCGGCGTCGAGGGCGTTCAGCCGCGCGGTGCGCGCGGCGGGCGTTGCGACCAGGAAACCCTCGGCGCGCAACTGCGCGAGCCCGGCCGCGAAGGCGGCGTGATGGGCGTCGTCGTAACAGTCCGTGACCATCATCGCCATGAAGGCGCCGACGCCCGCCGCCTTGGCGCCGGGGGTCTCGGTCGCCGGGATGATCGTCTCGGCGATCTCATCGAGCAGGACGAGGTCGTCGGCCGTGAAGCCGGGGCGGGGGGCCTTGCTGGCGAGCGTGCCGCCGCGCAGCCAGGTGTCGCCGCCGATGAGCGCCCCGCCGAGCAGAACGCCAAGGCGCGCGAGCATTTCACGCCGGGAAAGGGTGGTGGGGTGCGTGACAGGATTCATCACAGGTTCTGTTTCTTGAGTTCATCCACCGCGAAGGCAGCGGCGCGGGCCGTGAGGGCCATGTAGGTGAGCGAGGGGTTCACGCAGGCGGCGGAGGTCATGCAGGCGCCGTCGGTCACAAAGACGTTGGGCGCGTCCCACACCTGGTTGTGGCCGTTGAGCACCGAGGTCTTCGGGTCGCGGCCCATGCGGGCGGTGCCCATCTCGTGGATGCCGCGGCCGAAGTTGTAGCCGGCGCTGGTCTTCTGGACCTGCTTCATGCCGGCGGCCTCGAGCATCTCGGCGGCGTCGTTTTGCATGTCCTTCCGCATCTTCCACTCGTTGTCCTGGATGGCGCAGTCCATCGCCAGGACCGGCAGACCCCACTTGTCCTTGGTCGAGTGGTCCAGGCTGATGCGGTTCTCGTGGTACGGCAGGGTCTCGCCGAAGCCGGTCATGCCAATGGTCCAGGGACCGGGCTCGCTGAGGGCTTCCTTGAGCGGGGCGCCGATGCCGAGTTCCGGCACCTCGCGTTCCCAGCCGAGTCGGCTGGCGGCGCCCTGGTAACCGAAGCCGCGGAGGTAGTCGCGCTTGTCGTCGAACAAATTTTGGTAGCGCGGAATGTAGAACCCGCCCGGGCGGCGGCCGGCCACGATGCGGTCCTGGTAACCCTCGGCGTAGCCAAAGGCGCCGACGCGGAAGTGATGGTCCATGGCGTTGTGCCCGAGTTCGCCGCTGCTGCTGCCCAGGCCGCCCGGCCAGATGTCCGTGGCCGAGTTCATCAGCACCCACGTGGAATTGAAGGCCGAGGCGCAGAGGAAGACGATCTTCGCCGTGAATTCCGTGACCTGGTGCGTCGCGGTGTCGAGCACCTCGACGCCGGTGGCGCGCTTGGCGTCCTTGTCGTAGAGCAGGCGGGAGACGAGGGAGTCGGGCCGCAGCGTGAGGTTGCCGGTGGCGACGGCCGCGGGGAGGGTGGCCGACTGCGTGCTGAAGTACGCGCCGAACGGGCAGCCGAGCCAGCACTTGTCGCGGAACTGGCAGTTGACGCGGCCCGCGTGGGGCACGCTGAGGTTGGCCAGGCGGCCCATGATGAGGCGGCGGCGGTCCTGGTAATGGGTCTTGATGCGGGCGGCCACGTCCTTCTCCACGCAGTTGAGATCGAAGGGCGGCAGAAACTTGCCATCGGGGAGCTGGGGCAGGCCCTCGAGCGAGCCGCTGATGCCGGCGAAGGACTCGACATGGTCATACCAGGGCGCGACATCGGCGTAGCGGAGGGGCCAGTCGACGGCGATGCCGTCCTCGGCGTTCGCTGCGAAGTCGAAATCGCTCCAGCGGTAGCTGTGGCGGCCCCAGAGGAGGGAGCGGCCGCCGACCTGGTAGCCGCGGAACCAGTCGAAGGGTTTGGTTTCGGTGTAGGGGCAGTCTTGCTCGTCGGCCCACCACTCGGCGTTGGCCTCGTGGAGGAGGTCGCGGTTGGAGATGGGGCGCTCGGCGATGAGCTCGCGGGATTTTTTGCCGCGGTGCGGGAGTTCCCACGGGGCCTTGAGGGCGCTGGGGTAGCCGGTGATGTGCTCGACGTTGGGGCCGCGTTCGAGGAGGAGGACCTTGAGGCCCTGTTCGGTGAGTTCCTTCGCCGCCCAGCCGCCGGAAATGCCGGAGCCGACGACGATGGCGTCATAGGAGTGCGTGGAAACTGCCATGGGGTGCCTTCCAGAGAGGTCAGGATTCCCCCGGAAGCAATCCCGGGTTTTCATGATGATACCGTGATCAGTCCTCCCCCCGACCCGCGCCATCTGTAGCGGCGGTCTATGACCGCCGACTCCGCTATCCTGTAGGGCAGGATTTCCAAATCCCGCCACGCCCGCCGGCGGCATGCGGAGATGTCGCCCTTCACAACCCCGCCAAACCCCAGAGTATTGCCGCAAAAAGTCACAAGTACCCGGCCGCGGATGAAGCCTTCAAGGCGACTATAGTCGCGCGGAAGATTTGCGAGTGCAGGACGAAAGCCTTTTGCGCCTCTTTGCGGCTAACCTTGCCTTGCTGTAGGGCGGGATTTCCAAATCCCGCCTCACGCCCCCGGCGGCATGGCATTCATGTGCAGCAGGCCCCAGCCGTGGCCGTCGGGATCGAGAAAGCTATGCGTGTACATGAAGCCGAAGTCCTCCGCCTTGTCGTAGGTTGAGCCGCCCGCCGCGAGGGCCTTGGTCACGAGATCGTCCACCTCCTGGCGGCTTTCGCAGGTGAGGGTAAAGAGGGCTTCCACCGCCTGGGACGTGTCACAGACGGCCTTGGGCGTGAACTGGCGGAACTTGGCGTGGGTCGAGAGCATGACGGACAGCGTCTCGCTGATGCTGACGCAGGCGGCCGTGTCGTCGCTGAACTGCGGGTTGGGCGTATAGCCCAGGGCTTGGTAGAAGGCCAGCGACTTGGGCAAATTGGCGACCGGAAGGTTGAGGAAGAGCTGTTTGTTCATGGGGGAGGGGAGGCGAATACACCCTCAACGAACGATCCCGCGGAGGGCGGACAGGGAGGGTGGAAATCTTCAGCGATCAGGCAAAATCGATGGATTAGAACGGGGTCTGGCTCGAGCTGCATTAGCGTTGGAGTACAAAAGAGTCAGGCTGCGGATAGTGATATCAGGGCTGGAATGCTCGCTTACTATCATGAACTGCCGTCCGACCCGACTGCCGGATCTGCTGATAGGTTTTTTCATGTGGCTATGGCCTGCATGATCGGGCCATCACGACGTCCCGCTGCCGATCCGCTCCGAGGGTGAAAATATGCTCACCGACCTCAGTGAAGCCGCACTTTCTGTAGAAGGCGATCGCCCGCGGATTTCGCTCCCAGACGCCTAGCCAGACTACGTCGATTTGACGGCGAATCATCTCGGCGATGCACGCCTGCATGAGGTCGTGAGCGATGCCCGCACCCTGCCACGCTTTCGAAACATAGAGCCGCTGAATTTCGCCAGGTGCTTCCGCCATGACACAGGTAGGAGCATGCCCCCAACGCAGTTGCGCGTAACCGACCAGCTCGTCCGCGTCCTTGCTGAGCAGCGTAATCATCCCCGGGTCGGCAATCTCTTCTGCTTGAATATCCTGGCTGTAACTTTTCGAACAATGCGCGTCCATGTTTGCACGGCTATT is from Lacunisphaera limnophila and encodes:
- a CDS encoding methyl-accepting chemotaxis protein translates to MQFSSLTIGRRIGLGFCLILTLLAAVATTAWLALGTSGKRLNQYAGSTEETNKVAGVEAAMLAVKLSVNEFLATGSETSAAAYQQAKTGLDAAMGHALESIADPTRTAALREAAALIAKYDASFQRVIATTNQMATVVQDRLIPQGQGIAKGLEEILAAARNNGDMNGAFQVSTALKSYFESSSNANSYLLTSRAAYAEAAQGQIKAVAAAVTTLQNDQAELVKLDETLKDPAKDALLVAAAAASAGYGKSLEEIIALKQQRTTILKDELDVIAPQFTAALGRLREAVTQFQSQLGQSGRSEQTRSETIVLGCTIGAGLLGLVVAWFIIRGITVPILKIAKQLALESSQTHAAALQVSSASSSMADGASRQAAALEESSASLHEMASMTARNSESAQSAKGLAAEARTAADDGARDMTAMRDAMTAIKSSSSEISKIIKTIDEIAFQTNILALNAAVEAARAGEAGAGFAVVAEEVRNLAQRSAQAAKETAVKIEDASAKSEQGATISGQVAGSLDRIVERIRQLDEMVGGIAQASSEQSEGIGQLNQAVAGMDKITQSNAALAEQSASSADEMKAQSAQVKNAVDDLLHMVQGFADQPATGAIVSPARPVRQEHAAAPAPAKTKTSAIKTPVLPSARSSAQPATMEWND
- a CDS encoding GNAT family N-acetyltransferase — protein: MRIIQKASIRDAKRLADLAERTFRDTFEADNSRANMDAHCSKSYSQDIQAEEIADPGMITLLSKDADELVGYAQLRWGHAPTCVMAEAPGEIQRLYVSKAWQGAGIAHDLMQACIAEMIRRQIDVVWLGVWERNPRAIAFYRKCGFTEVGEHIFTLGADRQRDVVMARSCRP
- a CDS encoding energy transducer TonB, with the translated sequence MKTRTILILLFVTLGLCQLPLRAADGMEPPVPVRTVPPVFPDELRRAGTSGVVTVSILIDEKGNVQEPKVIKTTHEAFSQPAMDALSKWKFKPAKQAGEAVAMRVNIPIQFNNKS
- a CDS encoding hybrid sensor histidine kinase/response regulator, which codes for MPTTSLPPLDRTENILRRISQAATLLALGAGMLALAGWWTGLAGLTRLRADWPPLLPANALGLVLAATALLLQWTQRPGHALASNVMGGLILLGGLSGFFCEYLGLGAAWQGGAASLLTGGAAQGVVHQPGVTNNAMLILAGLGLLQIERTRRIWLSPSALFGAILLALALFSLMTRLAVSPDAAPGISGLGALGAVCLGLALVTIHFNSGFVLALKADNATGLVGRRLLILAGILPPALYLLQLRVETATPTDGLEQLAFTTVAFTFVLLAVLVLSLRRLERLDQDKTRTEQERDRLLHRVQHQAASLQQEVSMRTRELKLLNDRHRLALRSSSYGVWDWDVIAGEQVWDGTMLAIFGLQGAGFSGKHEDWLNRIHPDDQPRIRQIDWNALEPEENLIFEYRIVRPDGNVRQLRAQGQPQFSPEGRLLRVVGLARDQTREKEREVEMDSLTERLQFVITAAGYGVWEYDFKADRLYWDEHLLKLHGLERSDVSGGIEAWRQRVHPEDWPEVQHHLNEVIAGRRDQFEPEYRIILPGGSARYMQMRSYLIRQPDGTPGRLVGLNRDVTAARELREQLRISEERWRLIVTSNNDAVWDWDLQRQRVYRDQRYAEMVGLDPTQLAAQPEEWSARVHPEDLPVAHAAMQQHLEGRSPYYQCELRMRHRDGHWIWMLDRGKVVARDDHGQPLRLVGTQTDITTRKVLEEKLRHNEQLSLQLNRLAQIGAWEEDTASGRLTWAPEVYRIHEVDLGFTPTAETIRAFFSPEAATVLDEAFARAREDGTPFDLELPFTTARGRPLWIRILGQAETQLGRVTRLFGGFQDITARRDAEEMRRQLESQLFQAQKMETLGTLAGGIAHDFNNLLTGILGYQDLAFDGLAEDHESRPYLEASREASLRARELVDQILTFSRQSGAKKVTVELKAIVEDARRFLRATVPATIRIEVSAADDCAPVLADASQIHQVLLNLGSNAAHAMHQTGGLMRITLSPATVAESSSFNQLAPGQYVRLDFSDSGHGMDETTCKRIFDPFFTTKEVGQGTGLGLSMVHGIIQAHQGAISVESVIGQGTTFTFFLPVAEAQETPVRNASADMPRGRGELVAIVDDEDLVRSFAQISLERAGYRVVAFDRASACLEEIRGRIGDFAVLLTDQTMPGMNGMELVTEIRNLAPSLPVIIMSGYYSRIAPEMLQQMGYVSLISKPFTNEELAHAVHRSVSGSAAPG
- a CDS encoding VOC family protein; amino-acid sequence: MNKQLFLNLPVANLPKSLAFYQALGYTPNPQFSDDTAACVSISETLSVMLSTHAKFRQFTPKAVCDTSQAVEALFTLTCESRQEVDDLVTKALAAGGSTYDKAEDFGFMYTHSFLDPDGHGWGLLHMNAMPPGA
- a CDS encoding FAD-dependent oxidoreductase, whose translation is MAVSTHSYDAIVVGSGISGGWAAKELTEQGLKVLLLERGPNVEHITGYPSALKAPWELPHRGKKSRELIAERPISNRDLLHEANAEWWADEQDCPYTETKPFDWFRGYQVGGRSLLWGRHSYRWSDFDFAANAEDGIAVDWPLRYADVAPWYDHVESFAGISGSLEGLPQLPDGKFLPPFDLNCVEKDVAARIKTHYQDRRRLIMGRLANLSVPHAGRVNCQFRDKCWLGCPFGAYFSTQSATLPAAVATGNLTLRPDSLVSRLLYDKDAKRATGVEVLDTATHQVTEFTAKIVFLCASAFNSTWVLMNSATDIWPGGLGSSSGELGHNAMDHHFRVGAFGYAEGYQDRIVAGRRPGGFYIPRYQNLFDDKRDYLRGFGYQGAASRLGWEREVPELGIGAPLKEALSEPGPWTIGMTGFGETLPYHENRISLDHSTKDKWGLPVLAMDCAIQDNEWKMRKDMQNDAAEMLEAAGMKQVQKTSAGYNFGRGIHEMGTARMGRDPKTSVLNGHNQVWDAPNVFVTDGACMTSAACVNPSLTYMALTARAAAFAVDELKKQNL
- a CDS encoding gluconate 2-dehydrogenase subunit 3 family protein; this translates as MLARLGVLLGGALIGGDTWLRGGTLASKAPRPGFTADDLVLLDEIAETIIPATETPGAKAAGVGAFMAMMVTDCYDDAHHAAFAAGLAQLRAEGFLVATPAARTARLNALDAEQRAHQAAKAAAAPAHFFKLMKQLTVLGYFTSEIGAAQVLVYEEAPGRFDGNMPYRKGDRYFFTPPSRHL
- a CDS encoding LysE family transporter, translating into MADYLPEFFTLALAHALAVASPGPDFAIVLRQSLHHGRRTALWTSVGIGCGLSIHITYCLLGLGLFLKNSPAALLTVQALGAAYLAWIGLQALQARPRSGDIDLAGGPAEPSARAAWTTGFLVNLLNPKAALFFIALFPLAVSATTPRLVQVGYGVWMTVTTVAWFSFVSVVFARESVRRAFLRHGHWIDRALGVVFLGFAVSLALASLG